AGAGCGGAGCACGTCATCGGTTTGATTCTTGACCATTATGACGGGCAAATGGTTCACGTACCTGTTAACAGAACATACGGCACCGTCCCTAATAGCAATGTGGACACCAATAGCTTTAAAATAGTCATTAAAGTAGATGGTCATGGTCGGATACCTTGGATTTCTGGTGGATTATGTTAGCGTCCGCCAAGGACTTCGCAGCCCCCTTCCATTGCCAGTGACAGTTCGTGCACTGCCATTGCGCTGCTATCCGTGGTATTGATACAGGCGTCGCGTTGATCCATTACACTATCAAGACAGGGAACGACAAAGGCATTTCCCAACAATGCAAGGTAGACGCCATACTTGCAGTTTCTAGCGGAAGAGCTCACCGGTAAGACACTTTCCATTCGGTTTTGTGACAGGTTTCAAGCAGATCACGAGCTGCATTCGAAATGTGCGCAAAGCGTTTTGGTCCTGAAAGCAAGGTCGTGTATGTATAGTTGAGAGTCTTCAGAGCTATGGTAACAAAAATAACAACCAGCACGTACCCAGATGAACACCTCCAAACCACCTAGCAACCAAAACCACCACGTCTTTTTCGTCACGCACTTGTAGCAGATGCGCTAGCTTGGAGCCGGCTCCATATTCGCCGtcatcatcgttgtcgtGCTTGGAGACTCTTGTTCCGTCTGAAATAGTTTCGGTAAGACGATACGCAAACTGATCGACACCGTTGAGACGATCTTCTACGCAGAATCAATTGGTGCTATCCATTATCGTCACACACAACAACGTCACTTACCATATTGTGAGACGACCGCTGGAGCTTGGAATTTCCATCCAACAACTGGTGCAAGGCTTGCCGCACATCAGCTTCAGATGTGACTCGACAAGCATGAGCGAGAAAGGTCGACTTGCGATCTATCAGAGGTTCTCCGATGATCCATCGAAAAAGCGTCCTCGCTTCGGCTGTTTGATTTCTAGCTATGTTCAAACTGCTGACGCCCTCCAAGACTCTATGACCTTCTTTGGTGTGCTTCCAAGCCTCTAACCCAGCCGCACAGCAAGCAAATGCGCCTTCAACTTGGTTTTCGAGGCACTCTTCGGATGTCCCTCGTATTGCTGACAAGACGGCCTCCATGCGACCTTTTTCCTCCGGATTAGATCGATAAGAAGTGACTTGTaaattggattcaacgggATATCCCTCTGAGATTTGAAGGTCACAATGTGCTGTAGGAGATAGCTGCAGCGCAATGCGCAGCGGAAACGCGGCAGTATTATCTTGGGTGAAACTACGAATTTCATCGGGATAAGCGGCTATTAGCATTTCAAAATCCGCCAACGCTCGTTCTAAAGAATCGTGGCTCATGTGGTCGATTCTGCTATGGATGAACGAAAATGAACGCTGCCATTTTCGGCTAGTAAAGTGGTGAGGCAACCgtggaaagaaggaaaaaggTTCAGGCTGCGCTGTTTATTACAGTTAAAAAGCTGTTATTTTATGAGAAAATTCACCATTTGGGATGACcaggggtgaaaattacgctATGTGAGAAAAAATACATCCTGGCTCTTTATCGGGCGTTGCATAAATGTGAAAATAGCATTTACTGACTCGGCACCCCCGCACTTTGTTGCAGGTGCCGAAAAGCAGTTTGCTCCAACTGTAACAGCAAAGCACttttggctttgttttctaaAACCCTGTATTTCTTGTCGAGTGCGTGGTTGTGACAAAACTATGCAGCATGAAAAGCATCGACAATAAATGATGGAAAAAATCCCTTTAATTGCTAGTTTCATTGTAAGGTGTGTTTCTCACTGTCGTAGGTTGGAAAATTAGTATTCCACTTCCTGGAATCCAATCTCCATGCCTGACAGATATTTTGAATGGCTAACTTACAGTCTGAGTTTGCCTTTAGAGGAGATCTTTACGTGCGTTGCAGCACAATGAGGCCACAGAATTGTTAGCGAGTGTTCTGTACAGCCGTGTACTTACTGTAAGTACATATCCGCTTGAGAGTTGTCAATGAGAATGTCTAGCTAGagtctaactgtaaattcgGGACAACAAGCAAAGACATTTTGATATATTATTAGAACGGAAGAATTGCTCTGTGTACGATTCGAAATGATAGACAAACTAGGAAGGGCACAATAGCTATACACGATTGTACTACATGAAGACGGCGGCAGCCATGTTGACGTCTTTCAGTGAATCCTTGGTCTGCTTGGCGGTTGCTTTCGCCCCCTGCTCACGCATATGCTGATCCTTGCGAACACTAGTGATGACGTCCTCGGCAGTATCATCATAGTGGCGCAAGTTGTCTCGGGTATCACGCTGTGTAGCCTTATATCCTTGATCACGTGTATGCTGCTCCTTACGGACATCGGTCTCAAATGAAGGAACAGCCATGTTGACATCCTTGAGGTTGGAACGCGTAGTACGGCCTGTTTCCTTCCACTGGTTATCTCGATCAAAGTGCTCCTTGCGAGACGCAGACTCCGCGGTCTCCGTGATGAGA
This portion of the Phaeodactylum tricornutum CCAP 1055/1 chromosome 19, whole genome shotgun sequence genome encodes:
- a CDS encoding predicted protein gives rise to the protein MSHDSLERALADFEMLIAAYPDEIRSFTQDNTAAFPLRIALQLSPTAHCDLQISEGYPVESNLQVTSYRSNPEEKGRMEAVLSAIRGTSEECLENQVEGAFACCAAGLEAWKHTKEGHRVLEGVSSLNIARNQTAEARTLFRWIIGEPLIDRKSTFLAHACRVTSEADVRQALHQLLDGNSKLQRSSHNMFAYRLTETISDGTRVSKHDNDDDGEYGAGSKLAHLLQVRDEKDVVVLVARWFGGVHLGPKRFAHISNAARDLLETCHKTEWKYGVYLALLGNAFVVPCLDSVMDQRDACINTTDSSAMAVHELSLAMEGGCEVLGGR